One stretch of Pigmentiphaga aceris DNA includes these proteins:
- a CDS encoding ABC transporter substrate-binding protein, which produces MTVCTPTRLAAACATALSLFASAAFAQVPAGYPADYQKVIDAAKKEGKLTIYSTTDTKAAGPIVKGFEAMYPDIKVEYNDMNSTELYNRYISEQAAGGNSGDVVWSSSMDSALKLAVDYALVYKSPESAKLPAWANWKDSAYGTTYEPAVFIYNKRLVPAADVPTTHAAFAKLLTTQTDKYKGKVTSYDIEKSAVGFMLTVQDKRNDKGFTEFVTAAGKAGLVVQSSTGTMMERVSSGENLLGYNILGSYAETRAKTDPSIGVAYPTDYTLVLSRVSFISKKSRNKNAARLWLDYLLSQKGQDIMANQSDLGSIRDDIPGDNDVDGMTKKLGAALKPIPVNESLLEYLEQKPRLDFIKEWRTAAGK; this is translated from the coding sequence ATGACTGTCTGCACCCCTACTCGCCTGGCCGCCGCTTGTGCCACCGCCCTGTCGCTGTTCGCCAGCGCTGCTTTTGCACAAGTTCCTGCGGGCTATCCCGCCGATTACCAGAAGGTGATTGACGCCGCGAAGAAAGAGGGCAAGCTCACCATTTATTCGACCACCGATACCAAGGCAGCCGGCCCCATCGTCAAGGGCTTCGAGGCGATGTACCCGGATATCAAGGTCGAATATAACGACATGAACAGCACCGAGCTGTACAACCGCTACATCAGCGAGCAGGCAGCCGGTGGCAACAGCGGCGACGTGGTCTGGAGTTCCTCGATGGACTCGGCCCTGAAGCTGGCCGTTGACTATGCACTGGTCTACAAGTCGCCTGAATCGGCCAAGCTGCCGGCCTGGGCCAACTGGAAGGACAGCGCTTACGGCACGACCTACGAGCCGGCTGTCTTCATCTACAACAAGCGTCTGGTGCCCGCTGCCGACGTGCCCACTACCCACGCCGCGTTCGCCAAGCTGCTGACCACGCAGACCGACAAGTACAAGGGCAAGGTCACCAGCTACGACATCGAGAAGTCGGCCGTGGGCTTCATGCTGACGGTGCAGGACAAGCGCAACGACAAGGGCTTCACCGAGTTCGTGACCGCAGCCGGCAAGGCTGGCCTGGTGGTGCAGTCGTCCACCGGCACCATGATGGAACGTGTGTCCTCGGGTGAAAACCTGCTGGGCTACAACATCCTGGGTTCGTATGCCGAAACCCGCGCCAAGACCGACCCGTCGATTGGTGTGGCATACCCCACCGACTACACCCTGGTGCTGTCGCGCGTGTCCTTCATCAGCAAGAAGTCGCGCAACAAGAACGCCGCACGTCTGTGGCTGGACTACCTGCTGTCGCAGAAGGGTCAGGACATCATGGCGAACCAGTCTGACCTGGGTTCGATCCGCGATGACATTCCGGGTGACAACGACGTGGACGGCATGACCAAGAAGCTGGGCGCTGCGCTCAAGCCGATTCCGGTCAACGAATCGCTGCTGGAATACCTGGAACAAAAGCCGCGTCTTGATTTCATCAAGGAATGGCGCACGGCTGCCGGCAAGTAA